The Homalodisca vitripennis isolate AUS2020 chromosome 7, UT_GWSS_2.1, whole genome shotgun sequence DNA segment aagtaACTTGTCCTCACACTACTTACTTCTGCAACAGTTTGGCCAGATGATGTAGAGGAAGTTTCACAGTTTCCCGGCGAGTAGGGGCTGTCAAGAGAAGGAGGGTGATTGGTTGGGTAGTAATGATCATCATGACTCGGAGGCCTCCAGCTTGTTTCTCTCAGGTATTCGTATTGCGGAAGATGATCATCCCTCGTTCTCTCTTGTGCTAGGGTGAAAAGTCTCTCGGACTGAGAGTTCGTCACTATGACCGGATTCCACACAAACTCCGTTGGTTCGTCTGGCCTCGAGGAGCACTGGAGGTCGAACTGAAAATCCTCTGGTGTTGCTGAATGGCTTTGATGAACAGACAATCCCTCTTGTTGACTCTCCGAATTCCTGCACTCAAAATCATCTGGAAGTGGATCCTCATCCCTACACTTCACCAGGGTTTGCTGTCCCTGCCGTTTCCCATATAACTTGTTGTAGTTGTACTCCAACACAGATGCTGTCATCTCATCTTGGGCACTTCTCGTGACGTCAGCAAGCAAATGATTTAAATCGGACTTTACATTGTCTTTGGAGAGAATCCTCGTGTCTTGCTGCTTATGTACATTGCTGAAAGTAATGTTGCATATTAAAATCtgatactaaatataaaattttatagttatattataatttgttaatgaaATTGGGAAAAAAAACACCTTAAGAATCAACTACTTAAAACAAAGACGACAGTTTCAGACTAACTGATGTCGTATTTCATCAGTCACAAACAATCTCACCGGAAGTTATTGTCACATTCATACAGAGTAAAGCAGACCATCGTTATGGTTTGTATAGGATTTATAGTGTGGTCTGGAGAGTGGTATAtgaatatttgaaacaaaaacattgaGTTCAAATCCTACATGAGTTACAACCGATTATGAAGATTAATCACACACTAAAATGCCTCTGGCATAGACAGGAAAGTTGAAAACCAGATACAAgatctaaaactattaaataagtCAATATCTtcaatttacacaaaaatttggCAGAAATGAAACAGAGAGGTGTAGGGAGAGAGGGATAAGACATATTAACAATGtagctaaaattaataaaacattaaggcAATATAGGTTGGACATAGTCCAAAGCTTTTAGTTTGGAAGGTTAATCAACGTAGCTGATTTAATTCATACTCCATTCACATTCCGCTTTGAGCTTGGAAACAACCAAAGTTGTGTTGTCTGAAGCAGTCATAGGTTAGACCTCTGAAATCTGAGGTCTACACCTGGCTGAACAGATTCAAAAGATCGAAACAGCAAGTACTTTCTGGAACAAATAATGAAAGTAGTAATAGTTTTGTTACGGATTTATTCTTGATCCTGGAATTCAATCCATCCAACAGCCTCAAAAGAATAATGGTTCAAACCAATTGATGATGGCTCGAATCCGTCATCAATGACCAGACGTTCTAAATTGTACTTGTGTGCCTGTATCAACAATCGAGGACTGCTTAAGTGAAGAACCAGTGCATTTGATGCACGGTATGGGTTAACGTAATGGTTTAACCATCATGCAACACAGTTTATTTCTTGTCCATCCCTCTGTTTACCTATGTCCACTTTGTCACAATGAATGACAAGAGAAGAGGTTACACCAATCATCTGTGTGAAGCCTAATCTTTTAGAAGTAGAATTCGATATTGCTGTCTATCTGCAAGCTCTGCAATCGTACTCTGCAGCCAGTACGAAAGATTGAACACTGACCGTTTCAACATTTTAGATATCTTCAGGTAAGTGCAGACCTCAGATTTTAGATATCAACCCTACGACAGCTTAAGATAGAATAACTTCGTTGTTTCGATATCAAAGACAAACTCTGCAATCGTAGACTGAAGGAAGTAGAAACATCAAACACTGAATATTtcaatcttttttatctcttcagatagGTGTAATCTCAGATTTTAGACGTCAAACCTATGACAGCTTCAGATGGAATAACTTCGGTTGTTTTGAAGCTCAAAGTGGAATGTGAATGGAGTATGAATTACATTAACTATATTCAAAatcttacaataaacatataaaaaggtCTTATAATCTAacggttttttttaaaccaattttggaCTTTGGTGAGTTTTAATATACCTTCCATTAGCTaggaataaaaaatttgtaatttacatgCACACATACAGCACAAAGATAAAATGCAATAAACATAACATACTTACAATTGAGAACATTTCTCCTTCATGTTGTCAACAATTTTTGTGAAGCCACTAGGTTTCATCCGTTTTGTCTGATTTGATTTATTTCTCCATGAAGGTGGTGCCAATTTGATTTTCCTGGATAAAATGAACAATATCAAGTTATTCAAATcatatttgaaattgttgcaaataaaattataccagaattacagtaatttatagTCAAGAAGTTGTTAGTATTGTCATAAATTTGAATTTGCTTGTCCAACCCAGAACTACTTTTGCATAAGCAGAAAAACACATTcacttaataacaaataaataaaatagctcAGACTTGTGCAGAAAAAGGACTTAAGAAGTTGTATTTTGAAGTTAACAACTGAAAATAAGAGATCGTCTAATATTGTAACAATCGCTTGACTATACATTGTCCCCCTTGGATATCGTGATCTAAACTACTGCCAGGAGTGCCTATTATATCGAGCAGTGAAATTGGTACAGTGATCGAGGAATTATGCAATCAACCGTACCATTGAATTGCATAACCGTAGTTATGGAACTATGGAAAGAATTATGTCttgcatatgatctctgatcgcaaaaaactcttcaaaaacccATCAGGATACTGATCTCTCCCAGGGAGGATTGCTCCAAGAGTAGTAAATCCCTTGCACCAACCAGCGGATATTAAGACTTACTGATGACTCCAAAACAAAAAGTGACATGGATGGTTGATCGAGGCCTGATGAAGTAATATACTGTAGGAAACTGGTTTTTCCTAATGTTCTTTGCTATGTATATACTTCCAAAAAGAGGTCACTGCAACAATGGACTAAGAAGAGCAGTATAAAGACAACATAATGAGCAATTCTACTAATAAGCCAGATATCCTCTGTGTACAGCTCCATACTTATTTTGGGTTTGTAATCCGGTCATTTCATCTTAGCAGAGTtaacaatgttactttttgttGGCTTCTAGGCCGTGAGGGTATTGTGGGAACTGAAAGGTCTGATTCTTGGTCAAACTTGAGCATAGAACAGACCTCACTATTCTGTGAAATTTCCAGGTACGTGACTTTTAGACCTATTTTGTAATTGGATGGGTTCACTGAATACATGACAAGATTGAGAACTTTGTCATGTTTCATGATGAGTAAGCTTGCTCTTCATTCACATTTCCACAGAGTGGCATCTGGTCTTTTCTCCACGAGCAGAAGGTTTTCCTCTTGAGCCTCACCACAGGTTATGGATATttgacaaaacatttttacaaagtgGATATTCATCTACATACAGTCCATACATTCTGATAAAAACAAATCTACAGAACACTTTACTTATTCTGTGTTAGCTAAAGATAATTTTGTCAACTTTGGAAAAGTAAATAGTAAGTTTTCCCAGGAAGTCCTGGTCAGTTATATTTTGAGTTTCgtattgtgttttaaaactatacactGCTAGGGCTTTATTTCGCTCTTATAAGAGGTGTAATAGGCCCTTAAAGCTGAAGTATTTTGCATCAGACCTCCATTACCGTTAATAGAcgataaatataattacatttgagCTTTAAAAATAGACTTTAAAACATTTGTTGCTGTTGATGTTTTAACACTGAGTGCAAATCCTGTAATTTTACAGAATGCCAAAACTCCTGAATAATGCGGATTGCGTAACGAActcaatgttattaattttagctGATTATGTAATTACTAATATTGCAAGCTCCACTTACTCTGTGACATCAACAGATGACAACAACAATATATTATGTAGTTAGTAATACAATTTTCCACTACAACGCATGCGCTATATCACATCAGCCCATTTGAAAAGCAACAGCTGTCGGCTTACATTCTGTTTATTTTTGCCCTTGCAACTCGAGGCTGTCGTCGTTATGAATTTACCTGGCTTGAACGATGAAAATTAgaatagttttattgattttgacaGTTTTTTTGATGAACTACAAGATGATCCTGACCTCGTGAATGAAGAATCAAGTGACACTTCAGGTAATAAAATACTTGAACTAgtagtttgaaaatttgtttccATTTCATGGTTATGTTCTTATTTaggtagtaaaaataaaactatttcatcaTTTTACTAATAAGAAATTGCATAATATCtacttattgtttttaatatttgttatttattatgttactgaCACTGAAAGTACTGGAAGTGAATAAGATGAGCCGGTTCAAGGTAGGCCTAATCCTTGAACCTCAATTAATATGAATGAAAAGAAATTGATAAAGTGtcaaacatttatgtattttgtacttaTTGTACCACTATACTGTTTTGTGTGTGAATAaacacaaaaaactgttttaaaatggaATCGTTTACTTCATTTATATAAACACCTTTGAtgatgaattttgatttttttttcacaaagggatatcaaactttttatat contains these protein-coding regions:
- the LOC124366966 gene encoding uncharacterized protein LOC124366966, giving the protein MFTINNNPEDNSSNPLQIFTLAHAVRPSKKLVAGGPTDKTHESVILNERKTNKLLKNSTSQQVKETLTIKYEATQNSQLRSRLPLNMIVSKMATRKPAQESDRENEDPYGNFDVSLCRKIKLAPPSWRNKSNQTKRMKPSGFTKIVDNMKEKCSQFNVHKQQDTRILSKDNVKSDLNHLLADVTRSAQDEMTASVLEYNYNKLYGKRQGQQTLVKCRDEDPLPDDFECRNSESQQEGLSVHQSHSATPEDFQFDLQCSSRPDEPTEFVWNPVIVTNSQSERLFTLAQERTRDDHLPQYEYLRETSWRPPSHDDHYYPTNHPPSLDSPYSPGNCETSSTSSGQTVAEERMQFIYYAARGRASQSGRHCTGIGQDSSSARFLWPNANSSFLKFLEE